Below is a window of Lacrimispora xylanolytica DNA.
ATCCAGAACCTGGATGTTGAGGTATTATATGAACTTCCCCTTGTTATGGAAGAAGAACATCTGGCTCAGGTCGCATGTGAGTGTTTAAAGCTCCCATGTCCTACTCCTGATTTAGCAGAATGGGCTGCCATGATTGATAACTGGAAGCATCCGGAAAAGGAAGTGACCATTGCATTAGTAGGCAAATACATTCAGCTTCATGACGCTTATATTTCCGTTGTCGAGGCATTAAAACACGGCGGCGTATATAACCGTGCCGACGTTACCATTAAATGGGTGGATTCTGAACTCGTGACCAATGAGAATGCAGATGAATTATTCAGCGATGTCAATGGTATTCTTGTTCCGGGAGGCTTTGGTAGCCGTGGAATCGAAGGAAAGATTTCTTCCATACAATATGCCCGCGAACATAACATACCATTCCTTGGCATTTGCCTTGGCATGCAGATGGCCATCGTGGAATTTGCCCGCAATGTAGTCGGTTTTGCCGATGCTCATACCTCAGAGCTTGATATGGATACCACACATCCCGTGATTCATTTAATGCCAGACCAGAATGATATTGAAGATATTGGCGGAACTCTTCGTCTTGGTTCTTATCCTTGTGTTCTGGACAAGTCCTCCAAATCCTTTGAGGTGTATGGAGAAGAACTGATTCACGAACGCCACAGACATCGTTATGAGGTAAATAACGATTACCGTGAAGATTTAACAAAAGCTGGAATGAAGCTTTCCGGTATCTCTCCAGATGGACGAATCGTAGAGATGGTAGAAATCCCGGCTCACCCATGGTTCGTAGCGACCCAGGCTCACCCAGAGTTTAAATCAAGACCAAACAGACCTCACCCGCTGTTCCGTGATTTCATCAAGGCAGCTGTTGAAAATAAAAAATAATGACACCGAACGATGGAGTTCAGGTTCTTACTTAGAATCTGGCTCCATTTTAATTTTGCGAAAATAAGAATTTACTTTAAATTATTATTTTCTTTTATTTTTTTCTTGCACTTTTCTCATCTTCTGCTATAATAATATGCAACGTGTGTCCGCAGGGAAGACAGTTGTGCTCATAGGAGATACACATAAGGAGGATATGTATTATGAAATTGAAAAAAGTTTTTGCACTTACTCTTGCTGCTTGCTTAAGCGCTTCTCTCGTTGCCGGCTGCAGCAGCTCAGGTTCCTCAGGATCTTCAAACAGCGGCGAAAAGGTTGTAAAAATTGGTGTATTTGAGCCAACCACCGGAGAAAACGGCGGCGGCGGCTTCCAGGAAGTCTTAGGCGT
It encodes the following:
- a CDS encoding CTP synthase, whose amino-acid sequence is MSVKYVFVTGGVVSGLGKGITAASLGRLLKARGYKVTMQKFDPYINIDPGTMNPVQHGEVFVTEDGVETDLDLGHYERFIDESLTKNSNVTTGKVYWTVLTRERRGDFGGGTVQVIPHITDEIKSRFHHNHNSSETEIAIIEVGGTVGDIESQPFLEAIRQFQHEVGRENAMLIHVTLVPYLKVSEELKTKPTQASVKDLQGMGIQPDIIVCRSEQPLDDGIRSKIAQFCNVPKTHVIQNLDVEVLYELPLVMEEEHLAQVACECLKLPCPTPDLAEWAAMIDNWKHPEKEVTIALVGKYIQLHDAYISVVEALKHGGVYNRADVTIKWVDSELVTNENADELFSDVNGILVPGGFGSRGIEGKISSIQYAREHNIPFLGICLGMQMAIVEFARNVVGFADAHTSELDMDTTHPVIHLMPDQNDIEDIGGTLRLGSYPCVLDKSSKSFEVYGEELIHERHRHRYEVNNDYREDLTKAGMKLSGISPDGRIVEMVEIPAHPWFVATQAHPEFKSRPNRPHPLFRDFIKAAVENKK